Proteins co-encoded in one Kribbella qitaiheensis genomic window:
- a CDS encoding TolB family protein, giving the protein MGGPRELVFRGGDRAEAREKIGRCAGCGGGRCDDDDDGAGGGRDDRPAEERETAPTGTQVDAPAWSPDGSRIAFSTGNAIKLVHPDGTNLRTLTSSPVGVINNYPDWSPDSQKIAFITNRYRGAQHSELVTLPRSGAGEPFRVSYKAYPQGIFYVGVAWSPDGKKIAALQFNRNALPDPEDSDERFKVRGYLPDGSYSYSLSGPLAGDDGPEGLDWAPKVS; this is encoded by the coding sequence GTGGGGGGACCACGCGAGCTGGTATTCCGTGGGGGAGACAGAGCTGAAGCTCGGGAGAAGATTGGCCGTTGCGCCGGCTGCGGGGGTGGCCGGTGTGACGATGATGACGACGGTGCCGGCGGGGGCCGCGACGACCGTCCTGCCGAAGAACGGGAAACCGCTCCGACGGGCACCCAGGTCGATGCCCCGGCCTGGTCGCCGGACGGCAGCCGGATCGCCTTCAGTACCGGGAATGCGATCAAGCTGGTCCATCCGGACGGCACCAACCTGCGGACCCTGACGTCCAGCCCGGTCGGGGTCATCAACAACTACCCGGACTGGTCGCCGGACTCGCAGAAGATCGCCTTCATCACCAACCGGTACCGCGGTGCCCAGCACAGCGAGCTTGTCACGTTGCCGCGCAGTGGCGCCGGTGAGCCGTTCCGGGTGAGCTACAAGGCTTATCCGCAAGGCATCTTCTACGTCGGCGTTGCCTGGTCGCCGGACGGGAAGAAGATCGCCGCGCTGCAGTTCAACCGTAACGCGCTGCCGGATCCGGAGGACAGCGACGAACGGTTCAAGGTCCGTGGTTACCTGCCGGACGGCAGCTACAGCTACTCCTTGAGCGGTCCGCTCGCCGGCGACGACGGGCCCGAAGGCCTCGACTGGGCCCCGAAGGTGTCCTGA
- a CDS encoding aldo/keto reductase translates to MTAPSHAPPGRVTRKFRPPRFGLGGSPIGNLPAPDGDARATSTIDAAYGAGIRFFDTSPAYGLGVSERRFGTALARHPRGEYLVSTKVGGIVTGRGLRVDFSAAGIRQSLTESLERLRLDSIDIAFIQDPGEDWQQAIDEAYPVLHELRRQGVLHAIGAAMDDWQQLDRFVRATEVDTVLLAGQYSLLDQSALPLLDRCKAREVAAIVSGVLTPEVLQIDRSKSANVAVANVRARRIAAVCEAYGVSLPQVALAFPSRHPAVTSVLIGAASPAEIRADAALVRQPVPASLWADQELRKLLTVS, encoded by the coding sequence ATGACCGCACCAAGCCATGCGCCTCCCGGTCGCGTCACGCGGAAGTTCCGGCCGCCGCGGTTCGGACTGGGCGGATCGCCGATCGGCAATCTGCCCGCGCCGGACGGGGATGCCCGGGCCACCAGCACGATCGACGCCGCCTACGGCGCCGGGATCCGGTTCTTCGACACCTCCCCGGCGTACGGGCTGGGCGTGTCCGAACGGCGCTTCGGTACTGCGCTCGCCCGGCACCCGCGCGGCGAATACCTCGTCTCGACCAAGGTTGGTGGAATCGTTACCGGCCGGGGGCTGCGAGTGGACTTCTCCGCCGCCGGGATCAGGCAGTCGCTCACCGAGAGTCTGGAGCGGCTTCGACTGGACTCGATCGACATCGCCTTCATCCAGGACCCGGGGGAGGACTGGCAACAGGCGATCGACGAGGCCTATCCGGTGCTGCACGAGCTTCGCCGCCAAGGCGTTCTGCACGCGATCGGCGCGGCCATGGACGACTGGCAACAGCTGGACCGTTTCGTCCGCGCCACCGAGGTCGACACCGTCCTGCTGGCCGGGCAGTATTCGCTGCTCGACCAATCCGCCCTCCCGCTGCTCGATCGCTGCAAGGCGCGCGAGGTGGCAGCGATCGTGTCCGGCGTACTGACGCCGGAAGTGCTGCAGATCGACCGCTCCAAGAGCGCGAACGTGGCTGTCGCCAACGTCCGGGCCCGCCGGATCGCGGCCGTCTGCGAGGCGTACGGCGTATCGCTGCCGCAGGTCGCGCTCGCCTTCCCGAGCCGGCATCCCGCCGTCACCTCGGTGCTGATCGGTGCCGCGAGCCCGGCCGAGATCCGCGCCGACGCGGCTCTCGTCCGGCAGCCCGTACCGGCCTCGCTCTGGGCCGACCAGGAACTCCGGAAGCTACTCACCGTCAGCTAA
- a CDS encoding CBU_0592 family membrane protein yields the protein MHVVDLLEIAGAIAILVAFAASQAGRLGSHSRTYLTLNLLGSAVLAAIAGVQSSWGFLLLEGSWAVVSLIGLLRVMLARPAAPAEG from the coding sequence ATGCATGTCGTGGACCTTCTCGAAATCGCCGGCGCGATCGCGATCCTGGTGGCCTTCGCCGCATCTCAGGCCGGCCGGTTGGGATCGCACAGTCGCACCTATCTGACCCTCAACCTGCTCGGCTCCGCCGTGCTCGCCGCGATCGCGGGAGTGCAGAGTTCCTGGGGATTCCTGCTGCTGGAGGGCAGTTGGGCCGTGGTCAGCCTGATCGGCCTGCTTCGCGTGATGCTGGCACGGCCGGCCGCACCAGCAGAGGGCTAG